In one Maniola hyperantus chromosome 6, iAphHyp1.2, whole genome shotgun sequence genomic region, the following are encoded:
- the LOC117983199 gene encoding uncharacterized protein: MQSLQELTDDEVLNPLPPLISINLRAKLDAEKVSIEDITHTAHTKKRPMQHHEAKQDHILKSQPRPLHDLEIIWCPSVLDFEIDDVEIVYRSFALERQSLIWNPCPRSIYLHCCGFWDEKCRLGAYWRCYPRTRFLLAPGLPVNIYIKATPRDYSPIPHATIALQLAAGHKRDNVVGYFVVPIRVTFLKYLPPSSRGE; this comes from the exons ATGCAATCTCTACAAGAGCTCACAGATGATGAAGTTTTAAATCCGCTGCCGCCTTTGATATCAATTAATTTACGAGCTAAGCTAGACGCTGAGAAG GTTTCTATTGAGGACATCACGCATACGGCGCATACTAAGAAAAGGCCAATGCAACATCATGAGGCTAAACAAGACCACATATTGAAGAGCCAACCTAGACCTCTTCATGATCTGGAAATTATATGGTGCCCCAGTGTACTCGATTTTGAAATTGACGATGTGGAAATTGTTTATAGA AGCTTTGCACTAGAACGCCAGAGCCT GATATGGAATCCCTGTCCACGCTCAATTTATCTTCACTGTTGCGGGTTCTGGGATGAAAAGTGCCGCCTCGGAGCGTATTGGCGTTGCTATCCCCGCACTAGGTTCCTGTTAGCGCCAGGCCTCCCAGTTAATATCTACATTAAGGCTACACCTCGGGACTACAGCCCGATACCACATGCCACGATAGCACTACAACTAGCCGCCGGACATAAAAGGGATAACGTTGTTGGTTattttgttgtacctatacGAGTTACGTTTTTGAAATACTTACCACCTTCGTCTCGAGGAGAATAA